The Papaver somniferum cultivar HN1 chromosome 3, ASM357369v1, whole genome shotgun sequence genome includes a region encoding these proteins:
- the LOC113359455 gene encoding uncharacterized protein LOC113359455 translates to MVLVSVKPKGVETDDAMLRTFTFSLMDMAKEWFYNLPAGSTNQERDMCIVQRAGETLYEYWEHYKRLCQSCPHQKITEQLIIQYFYEALLLNDKTMIDATSGGALVDKTPAQERALIENMASNSQQFSTRAETLVKKVNEVGEVSHIEQRMCNMKRMMEQISAVIVPSYEGDMEHANAMFQIQQRPRYDPYSNTYNPVWRDHPNFSYANKQAAANLTFNQQGGYQIMQMPQQETQGTSVDDKFTLMMQGMQEISKLVQGFNQCQQKYEMTMRDVQNKVSQLANDINLLKAQGSGKLPSQPLNHKENVNDIDLRSGKQVKKPATSPKNNGPVLDQEEDETAPNKADLVTNSHSKPLVSTDVTPPFPNRFAKSNKETLYKEIYEIFKNIQVNIPLLEVIRQVPRYAKFLKELCTNKHKLTGNEVMRVGENATAYLLRKLPPKLKDPGGFTIPCTIGKTSTGVVIELADRSNVYPKGVVEDVLVQVNELVFPVDFYVLDMNDENLSLSTPLLLGRPFMRTSRTKIDVYEGTLTMEFDGEVVRFNIFEAMRYSSDVYSCFAVEEVDAGYGCKQVVVKEGYCGAGLRRWDWNGFVFVEVCSQVHADTDGEEGYELSFEPELWLK, encoded by the exons ATGGTGCTTGTAAGTGTGAAGCCAAAGGGAGTTGAAACTGATGATGCTATGCTTAGAACATTCACATTTTCTCTTATGGACATGGCCAAGGAGTGGTTTTACAATCTCCCAGCAG GTAGCACAAATCAGGAAAGAGATATGTGTATAGTTCAAAGAGCAGGTGAAACTTTGTATGAGTATTGGGAGCATTACAAGAGATTATGTCAAAGTTGTCCACATCAGAAAATCACGGAACAACTTATCATCCAATATTTCTATGAAGCACTCTTACTAAATGATAAGACAATGATTGATGCCACAAGTGGTGGAGCTTTAGTTGACAAGACACCCGCACAGGAAAGAGCTTTGATTGAGAATATGGCATCTAACTCGCAGCAATTCTCCACCCGAGCAGAAACACTTGTCAAGAAGGTTAATGAGGTTGGTGAAGTTTCTCATATAGAACAAAGGATGTGTAATATGAAGAGGATGATGGAACAAATTTCTGCGGTGATTGTTCCATCGTATGAAGGCGATATGGAGCACGCAAATGCTATGTTCCAAATTCAACAAAGAccaaggtatgatccatactccaatacATACAATCCGGTTTGGCGAGATCATCCAAATTTCAGTTACGCCAACAAGCAAGCTGCTGCAAATCTGACTTTTAATCAACAAGGTGGTTACCAAATCATGCAAATGCCACAACAAGAAACTCAAGGAACAAGTGTGGATGACAAGTTTACTCTTATGATGCAAGGGATGCAAGAGATTTCGAAGTTAGTGCAAGGGTTCAACCAATGCCAGCAGAAATACGAGATGACTATGAGAGATGTGCAAAACAAAGTTAGTCAATTGGCTAATGATATTAATCTACTCAAAGCACAAGGGTCTGGAAAGCTTCCTTCGCAACCGTTAAACCATAAGGAAAATGTCAATGATATTGATCTAAGAAGTGGGAAGCAAGTAAAGAAACCTGCAACATCACCAAAAAATAATGGACCTGTTTTAGACCAAGAAGAAGACGAAACAGCCCCTAACAAGGCTGATTTGGTAACAAATTCTCACTCTAAACCTCTTGTATCTACTGATGTCACTCCACCTTTTCCTAATAGGTTTGCAAAGTCCAATAAGGAGACACTATACAAAGAGATTTATGAGATATTCAAGAACATCCAAGTGAACATACCACTCCTTGAGGTGATAAGGCAAGTTCCTCGCTATGCAAAGTTCTTGAAGGAATTAtgcactaacaagcacaaatTAACGGGTAATGAAGTAATGAGGGTGGGGGAAAACGCTACGGCGTATCTTCTAaggaaactcccacctaaattaaAAGATCCTGGTGGTTTCACTATACCTTGCACAATTGGTAAGACAAG TACCGGCGTGGTTATAGAACTTGCCGATAgatctaatgtttacccgaaaGGGGTTGTTGAGGATGTTTTAGTGCAGGTTAATGAGCTTGTATTTCCAGTGGACTTCTACGTTCTTGATATGAATGATGAAAATTTATCCTTGTCTACACCTTTGCTGCTGGGTAGACCGTTTATGAGAACTTCTAGAACTAAGATTGATGTCTACGAAGGCACTTTGACAATGGAATTTGACGGGGAGGTCGTACgcttcaacatctttgaggcgaTGAGGTACTCGAGTGATGTGTACTCCTGTTTTGCTGTTGAGGAGGTTGACGCTGGCTATGGATGCAAGCAAGTA GTAGTAAAAGAAGGTTATTGCGGAGCTGGTTTACGAAGATGGGACTGGAATGGGTTTGTATTTG TCGAGGTGTGTTCTCAAGTACATGCTGATACAGATGGAGAAGAGGGTTATGAGCTCAGTTTTGAACCTGAGTTGTGGCTGAAGTGA